Proteins from one Haloarchaeobius litoreus genomic window:
- a CDS encoding DUF429 domain-containing protein, with protein MSSGRDRIFGIDFSGSKRPGRSIWITEGKIQNKNLDIIDCQPASDRFNKSTRDDVYQELRNLVKSHPAAVFGFDFPFSLPEPIVNHVISWPQHLADLEKRLANKSAKEFRKNCVGRATVKSGQSGYLRRETDWRYGGQCPYQPQLQSQTFYGQKDLLRPLITNQEAKALPMQNRSNNHPWLIEVYPAATLSALGLYRQGYKNHPESSDRRAENINGLRSHGAQISKSVADKARKSDDAHDSITAAVATFRAYLDGFPVANRGADIEGQIFP; from the coding sequence ATGTCGTCAGGCCGCGACCGAATATTCGGTATAGATTTCAGCGGGTCGAAAAGGCCAGGCAGATCTATCTGGATCACAGAGGGAAAAATTCAGAATAAGAATCTGGACATAATAGACTGCCAACCCGCAAGTGATCGCTTTAACAAATCGACCCGAGATGATGTATATCAAGAACTTCGGAACTTGGTCAAGTCGCATCCTGCAGCGGTTTTTGGCTTTGATTTCCCATTCAGCCTTCCAGAGCCAATAGTCAACCACGTCATTTCCTGGCCCCAACATTTAGCAGATCTCGAAAAACGGCTTGCGAACAAATCAGCCAAAGAATTCCGGAAGAATTGCGTTGGTCGAGCAACAGTCAAATCTGGTCAATCTGGATATCTCCGACGTGAAACGGACTGGCGTTACGGAGGCCAATGCCCATATCAACCGCAGCTCCAGTCCCAGACGTTCTATGGTCAGAAAGATCTGCTCCGGCCATTAATCACGAACCAGGAAGCCAAGGCCCTGCCGATGCAAAATAGGTCTAACAACCATCCCTGGCTCATAGAGGTCTATCCTGCAGCTACGTTGAGCGCGCTAGGGCTGTATAGACAGGGGTACAAAAATCACCCTGAGTCATCAGATCGACGTGCGGAAAATATCAATGGATTACGAAGCCATGGTGCTCAGATTAGCAAGTCGGTTGCAGACAAAGCCCGAAAATCCGATGATGCACACGATAGCATCACGGCGGCCGTCGCAACGTTTCGTGCGTATCTCGACGGATTTCCAGTAGCTAATCGTGGAGCTGATATTGAGGGTCAAATCTTCCCATAA
- a CDS encoding DUF2321 domain-containing protein, with amino-acid sequence MADYEPMQVCAENGHQITVYYDSQPTTRQDFCEQCGSETIHQCPECDSIIRGNYQVDGVAGSFDKDVPSYCHGCGEAYPWVQQS; translated from the coding sequence ATGGCAGATTACGAGCCAATGCAAGTTTGCGCTGAGAATGGCCATCAGATTACTGTATACTACGATTCCCAACCAACTACCCGACAAGATTTCTGCGAACAGTGTGGGTCTGAAACAATCCACCAGTGTCCAGAATGCGATTCAATTATCAGAGGAAATTATCAGGTTGATGGTGTCGCTGGCTCGTTTGATAAGGATGTACCCTCATATTGTCACGGATGTGGTGAAGCATATCCGTGGGTACAGCAGAGTTGA
- a CDS encoding tyrosine-type recombinase/integrase: MPPSTDSKQQATVWLKPEQVEAMRNHIVRDSRSVLKQRNDSLIQFLYDTGLRVGEGMQVDTEHLDMDEGVLGLPAGLQKDYPTDGSPTYTEIELAEETTRVLDQYLSNRWKASPALFPSLQSERMTTEAVRGVVRQAAEAAKVQPHTVRGRGEPTDVTPHTLRHSVAYRMLNHEDGNTLYNVRNRLRHATIQTTEKVYDHFDRV; encoded by the coding sequence ATGCCACCATCAACGGATTCCAAACAACAGGCGACTGTATGGCTGAAGCCCGAACAGGTTGAAGCTATGCGGAACCACATCGTCAGAGATTCCCGCAGTGTACTCAAACAGCGAAATGACTCACTCATACAATTTCTGTATGATACAGGGCTCCGAGTCGGCGAAGGCATGCAAGTTGACACAGAGCATCTTGACATGGATGAAGGAGTATTAGGCCTTCCCGCCGGCCTTCAGAAAGACTACCCCACTGACGGGTCTCCAACGTACACCGAGATAGAGCTGGCAGAGGAAACGACCCGAGTCCTTGACCAGTACCTCAGTAACAGATGGAAAGCCTCGCCAGCTCTGTTTCCTTCGCTACAATCGGAGCGGATGACCACTGAGGCCGTACGAGGCGTTGTGAGACAGGCTGCAGAAGCCGCTAAAGTCCAACCGCATACTGTTCGGGGTCGAGGAGAGCCAACGGACGTGACGCCGCATACTCTGCGACACTCAGTTGCCTACCGAATGCTAAACCACGAGGATGGGAATACTCTCTACAACGTGCGGAACCGGCTCCGTCATGCAACGATTCAGACGACGGAGAAAGTGTACGACCACTTCGACAGAGTATGA
- a CDS encoding tyrosine-type recombinase/integrase gives MDDWIDRHLERVKAKKAESSYETHYSNLKNFNCWLENQDERLTELRTLDLEDYFLEQMEQGYAPNTIASRYESVRALFNRLSGRFEAIEENPFEDLERKEFVEKDTKKHNNADLVYVTPDEKEAMCENAPAPRLRNELIIRLMWQTGIRKVELNEIELDDLDREERRIEVWSNKSKEWRSVFYQPSLDILLDQWLDNGHRDSYMPAASSPYLFVTERSEQLHDSTVTDKVVKPAAEAAGIQEVMYQDQGGCKRYRVTPHALRHGHAVTALKSDIDVRRVQQHLGHSSLDITMEYLQFIDEDVKEAYDRFGRKD, from the coding sequence ATGGACGACTGGATTGACCGGCACCTTGAACGGGTGAAGGCAAAGAAAGCAGAATCGTCCTACGAAACGCACTACTCCAATCTCAAGAACTTCAACTGCTGGCTGGAGAATCAGGACGAGCGGTTGACAGAACTCAGGACGCTCGATCTTGAGGACTACTTCCTAGAGCAGATGGAGCAGGGCTATGCACCAAACACTATCGCAAGTCGTTACGAGTCAGTGCGGGCGCTGTTCAATCGACTCTCAGGCCGGTTCGAAGCTATTGAGGAAAACCCATTCGAGGATTTGGAGCGAAAGGAGTTCGTTGAGAAGGACACCAAGAAACACAACAACGCCGACCTCGTCTACGTTACTCCTGACGAGAAGGAAGCGATGTGTGAGAACGCACCGGCACCGAGGCTACGAAACGAACTGATTATCCGGTTGATGTGGCAGACTGGTATTCGAAAAGTCGAACTCAACGAAATCGAACTTGATGACCTGGATCGAGAAGAACGCCGGATAGAAGTCTGGTCAAACAAGAGCAAGGAATGGCGTTCGGTGTTCTATCAGCCGTCACTCGATATATTGCTCGACCAATGGCTAGATAACGGTCACCGGGACTCCTACATGCCCGCTGCATCGTCCCCGTACTTGTTCGTAACCGAGCGGTCCGAACAGCTCCACGATTCGACGGTGACGGACAAGGTTGTGAAGCCTGCCGCCGAAGCGGCCGGGATTCAAGAAGTGATGTACCAGGACCAAGGCGGGTGCAAACGGTATCGGGTCACGCCTCATGCGCTTCGTCACGGCCATGCAGTGACTGCACTGAAATCGGATATCGACGTGCGCCGCGTTCAACAACACCTAGGTCACTCTTCGTTGGACATCACGATGGAGTATCTCCAATTTATTGACGAGGACGTAAAGGAAGCATACGACCGGTTCGGTAGGAAAGACTGA